In the Flagellimonas sp. MMG031 genome, one interval contains:
- a CDS encoding ferritin: MKDIARQSMSIKVESMDLLNGQIKMEAHASATYLAMASWCEQNGFFTSAKFFFKQAEEEREHMMKIFNFLVDTGGNPISPEVTGINHDYSSIVDVFESTLEHEVKVTKSIHNIVKKAREIGDFATERFLDWFVMEQVEEENTIRDILDMIEVTGTEGVGLQMIDNQVANWIE, from the coding sequence ATGAAAGATATAGCAAGACAAAGTATGAGCATTAAAGTGGAGTCCATGGATTTGCTCAACGGACAGATAAAAATGGAGGCCCACGCCTCGGCAACCTATTTGGCCATGGCCTCTTGGTGCGAACAGAACGGTTTTTTCACCAGCGCCAAATTCTTCTTCAAGCAAGCTGAGGAGGAACGTGAGCACATGATGAAAATCTTTAACTTTTTGGTGGATACGGGTGGCAACCCCATTTCTCCAGAGGTTACGGGCATCAATCACGATTATTCCTCCATCGTCGATGTTTTTGAATCTACCTTGGAGCACGAGGTGAAAGTGACCAAATCCATCCATAACATCGTAAAAAAAGCTAGGGAGATTGGTGATTTTGCCACAGAACGTTTCTTGGATTGGTTTGTAATGGAGCAGGTAGAAGAAGAAAACACCATCAGGGATATCTTGGATATGATCGAAGTGACCGGCACCGAAGGTGTAGGCCTGCAAATGATCGATAACCAAGTTGCCAATTGGATTGAGTAA
- a CDS encoding zinc metallopeptidase — MMTYYILIGGIALVSWLVSSRLKSKFKQYSKVHLRNGMSGAEIAQKMLDDHGIRDVKVISTPGMLTDHYNPKDKTVNLSEGVYNQRNAAAAAVAAHECGHAVQHAQAYEWLTMRSKLVPVVSVTSGMSTWVVFGGIMLMAATGVAGGIGFYIAVAGLIMMGFATLFSFVTLPVEYDASKRALVWLKQKNMVSQQEHAGAEDALKWAARTYVVAALGALASLLYWAFQVFGGRD; from the coding sequence ATGATGACATATTATATATTGATTGGTGGAATTGCCCTAGTGAGCTGGTTGGTAAGCAGCCGATTGAAAAGTAAGTTTAAGCAATATTCCAAGGTTCATTTGAGGAATGGCATGAGCGGCGCCGAAATCGCCCAAAAAATGCTCGATGACCACGGTATTCGGGATGTAAAGGTGATATCCACTCCCGGAATGCTAACAGACCATTACAATCCAAAGGATAAGACTGTAAACCTGAGTGAAGGAGTGTACAATCAGCGCAATGCAGCTGCAGCCGCAGTAGCGGCTCACGAATGCGGCCACGCTGTTCAGCATGCACAGGCTTATGAGTGGTTGACCATGCGATCTAAATTGGTGCCCGTGGTAAGCGTTACCTCCGGTATGTCTACCTGGGTGGTATTTGGGGGTATTATGCTGATGGCCGCCACAGGCGTGGCGGGAGGCATCGGTTTTTACATCGCCGTAGCCGGATTGATCATGATGGGTTTTGCGACTTTGTTCAGTTTTGTGACCCTTCCTGTTGAATACGATGCCAGTAAAAGGGCCTTGGTATGGCTCAAGCAGAAGAACATGGTAAGCCAGCAAGAACATGCAGGTGCCGAAGACGCCCTAAAATGGGCCGCAAGAACCTATGTGGTTGCTGCTTTGGGTGCATTGGCTTCCCTGTTGTACTGGGCTTTTCAGGTCTTCGGTGGCAGGGATTAA
- the ald gene encoding alanine dehydrogenase, translated as MTVGIPKEIKNNESRVGMTPAGVFELVKNNHTVYVQSGAGEGSGFFNQDYQQAGATILDTIGQVYAMSDMIVKVKEPIAEEYHLIQEGQIVFTYFHFASSEALTKAMIRSKSICIAYETVEDEDGTLPLLTPMSEVAGRMAIQQGAKYLEKPVKGKGVLLGGVPGVSPGRVLVLGAGTVGIQAAKMAAGLGAQVTILDVNMKRLRYVNDIMPSHVITGFSNEFNIRKYIKTHDLIIGGVLLKGAKAPNLITRDMLKDMHPGTVIVDVAVDQGGCVETTKPTTHEDPIYIIDDVVHYCVANMPGAVPYTSTVALTNVTLPYVLKLANMGWRSACKLDKSLEKGLNVVEGEVVYKEIAETFQLEPVMA; from the coding sequence ATGACTGTTGGAATACCTAAAGAAATCAAGAACAACGAGAGTCGGGTCGGCATGACGCCTGCCGGGGTCTTTGAATTGGTCAAGAACAACCACACCGTGTATGTGCAATCGGGTGCTGGCGAAGGAAGTGGTTTTTTTAACCAGGATTACCAACAGGCAGGGGCCACTATTTTGGATACCATTGGTCAGGTGTATGCCATGAGCGATATGATCGTAAAGGTGAAAGAGCCCATTGCGGAGGAGTACCATTTGATTCAGGAAGGTCAAATAGTGTTTACCTATTTTCATTTTGCTTCCAGCGAGGCCTTAACCAAGGCTATGATCAGGAGTAAATCCATCTGTATTGCTTATGAAACCGTTGAGGACGAAGACGGTACATTACCATTGCTAACTCCAATGTCCGAAGTTGCCGGTAGAATGGCAATACAACAGGGCGCCAAATATTTGGAGAAGCCCGTAAAAGGCAAAGGTGTGCTTTTGGGCGGAGTACCAGGGGTGTCCCCTGGGCGAGTTTTGGTCCTTGGTGCCGGTACGGTTGGCATTCAGGCTGCTAAAATGGCAGCAGGGTTAGGGGCACAGGTTACGATTTTGGATGTGAACATGAAACGTCTCAGATATGTCAACGATATTATGCCCAGCCATGTGATTACTGGTTTTTCCAACGAATTCAATATCAGAAAATATATCAAAACACACGACTTGATCATTGGTGGAGTCCTGTTGAAAGGAGCAAAAGCACCCAACTTAATTACCAGGGACATGCTCAAGGACATGCATCCGGGAACCGTAATTGTTGATGTGGCGGTAGATCAAGGCGGATGTGTGGAAACCACTAAACCAACCACACATGAAGACCCCATCTATATAATTGATGATGTGGTCCATTACTGTGTAGCCAATATGCCAGGGGCAGTGCCTTATACTTCTACTGTTGCCTTGACGAATGTAACACTGCCCTATGTGCTAAAATTGGCGAACATGGGATGGCGAAGTGCCTGTAAATTGGACAAATCCTTGGAAAAGGGATTGAATGTGGTAGAAGGTGAGGTAGTTTACAAAGAAATTGCCGAAACCTTTCAGTTGGAGCCTGTGATGGCATGA
- a CDS encoding class I tRNA ligase family protein → MNYDFREIEAKWQKYWAENETFKASNDSDKPKFYALSMFPYPSGAGLHVGHPLGYIATDIYSRYKRHKGFNVLHPMGYDSFGLPAEQYAIQTGQHPAITTENNINRYREQLDQLGFSFDWSREVRTSNPQYYKWTQWIFIQLFNAWYNKKSDKAENIDSLISIFEKEGNINVEAACDDDTPSFDAATWNAYSEKEKQEILLNYRLTYLADTEVNWCPALGTVLANDEIVNGVSERGGHPVIRKKMTQWSMRITAYAQRLLDGLDKIDWPQPLKDSQTNWIGRSVGASVTFNVLDAERSRSDQEVISNDDVTSSAVEKPYEIEVFTTRPDTIFGVSFMTLAPEHELVAKITTPEQKAEVEAYVEATAKRSERDRMADVKTISGVFTGAYAEHPFTKEPIPIWIGDYVLASYGTGAVMAVPCGDQRDYDFAKHYNIDIPNIFEGVDISEEAFADKETTVIANSDFLNGLSYKDAMKKIIAELERIGHGKGKVNYRLRDAVFSRQRYWGEPFPVYYVDGMPQMIDEKYLPLELPKVEKYLPTETGEPPLGNATEWAWDAKNKKVVSNDLIDHKTVFPLELNTMPGWAGSSQYFNRYMDPLNDEAIFSPEAINYWQDVDLYIGGSEHATGHLLYSRFWQKFMFDMGYVPKDEFAQKLINQGMITGTSAFVYRLDYIPGFDSSEGQRSNKKTDVFVSKGLFDSLKIDKDVLEDFKETLKIALSGVLGPNLINISINIHNTQPIHADVTLVNSSDELDIDAFLNWQPELKESLFFSDNGRLILTENNEKYIVGREVEKMSKSKYNVVNPDAICEEYGADSLRLYEMFLGPLEQSKPWNTAGITGVHSFLKKLWKLYAPYTNGSLSGAEAEPTAENLKTLHKTIKKVEEDIENFSFNTSVSTFMICVNELTAQKCTSKAILEPLAILVSPYAPHIAEELWSRLGHTESIAEAPFPTFEEKYLVESSKEYPISFNGKMRFKLELPLDMGKDEIEAAVLAHEKTKEQLQGREPKKVIVVPGKIVNIVG, encoded by the coding sequence ATGAATTACGATTTCCGCGAGATTGAGGCCAAATGGCAGAAGTATTGGGCAGAAAACGAAACCTTTAAGGCATCCAACGATTCCGACAAGCCTAAATTTTATGCATTGTCGATGTTTCCCTACCCGTCCGGTGCAGGGTTGCACGTAGGGCATCCGCTGGGTTACATAGCAACGGACATCTATTCACGTTATAAACGTCACAAGGGGTTCAATGTGTTGCATCCCATGGGCTACGATTCCTTTGGATTACCTGCTGAGCAGTACGCCATTCAAACGGGTCAGCATCCGGCCATTACTACGGAAAATAACATCAACCGGTACCGTGAGCAACTGGACCAGCTTGGTTTTTCTTTTGATTGGAGCCGCGAAGTGCGAACCTCAAATCCACAATATTATAAATGGACGCAATGGATTTTTATCCAATTGTTCAACGCTTGGTACAACAAGAAATCCGATAAAGCTGAAAACATTGATAGTTTGATTTCCATTTTTGAAAAAGAGGGAAATATCAATGTCGAAGCCGCTTGTGATGATGACACCCCAAGTTTTGATGCAGCGACCTGGAATGCGTATTCAGAAAAAGAAAAACAGGAAATCCTGTTAAATTATCGATTGACCTATTTGGCGGATACCGAAGTAAACTGGTGTCCTGCCTTGGGAACCGTTTTGGCGAACGATGAAATCGTAAACGGAGTTTCCGAGCGTGGTGGTCATCCCGTGATCCGCAAAAAAATGACGCAATGGAGTATGCGTATTACCGCATACGCACAGCGTTTATTGGACGGATTGGATAAAATTGATTGGCCACAACCACTAAAAGATTCCCAAACCAATTGGATTGGACGCTCGGTTGGGGCATCCGTTACTTTTAATGTATTGGACGCTGAGCGTAGTCGAAGCGACCAAGAGGTGATTTCGAATGACGATGTCACTTCGAGCGCAGTCGAGAAGCCTTACGAGATAGAAGTCTTCACCACCCGTCCCGATACCATTTTTGGGGTAAGTTTTATGACCTTGGCCCCGGAGCATGAGCTGGTGGCTAAAATCACTACGCCAGAACAAAAAGCTGAGGTGGAGGCTTATGTGGAAGCCACGGCAAAACGGTCCGAACGTGATCGTATGGCCGATGTAAAAACCATTTCCGGAGTATTTACAGGAGCATATGCAGAGCATCCGTTCACCAAGGAGCCCATTCCCATTTGGATTGGCGACTACGTACTGGCGAGCTATGGAACCGGTGCGGTGATGGCTGTGCCCTGTGGCGATCAACGTGACTACGATTTTGCAAAACATTACAATATAGATATCCCCAATATTTTTGAAGGGGTCGATATTTCCGAAGAGGCCTTCGCTGACAAAGAAACTACCGTCATTGCGAATTCCGATTTTCTAAACGGACTTTCCTACAAGGATGCGATGAAGAAAATCATTGCCGAATTGGAACGAATCGGACATGGCAAGGGCAAAGTGAATTATCGTTTGCGTGATGCCGTATTTAGCCGTCAGCGATATTGGGGGGAACCCTTCCCCGTGTATTATGTGGATGGTATGCCGCAGATGATCGATGAAAAATATTTGCCTTTGGAACTGCCCAAAGTGGAAAAATACCTCCCCACCGAAACAGGTGAGCCACCATTGGGCAATGCTACAGAATGGGCATGGGACGCGAAGAATAAAAAAGTAGTTTCCAATGACTTGATTGACCATAAAACTGTTTTCCCATTGGAGTTAAACACCATGCCGGGTTGGGCAGGAAGTTCCCAATACTTTAATAGGTATATGGACCCGCTGAACGATGAGGCTATTTTCTCTCCAGAAGCCATCAACTATTGGCAAGATGTGGACTTATACATAGGAGGTAGCGAGCACGCTACGGGCCACTTGTTGTATTCCCGTTTTTGGCAGAAGTTTATGTTCGATATGGGCTATGTGCCCAAAGATGAGTTTGCCCAAAAGTTGATCAACCAAGGGATGATTACGGGGACGAGTGCGTTTGTTTATAGGCTGGATTATATTCCGGGTTTTGATAGTAGTGAGGGACAACGTTCAAATAAGAAAACTGATGTGTTTGTTTCAAAAGGTCTTTTTGATTCCCTTAAAATTGATAAAGACGTATTGGAAGATTTCAAGGAGACCTTGAAAATTGCGCTGAGCGGGGTACTGGGTCCTAATTTAATTAATATTTCCATTAATATTCATAATACACAACCCATCCATGCTGATGTAACTTTGGTCAATAGTTCTGATGAACTGGATATCGATGCGTTTTTGAACTGGCAACCTGAACTAAAAGAATCATTATTTTTTTCAGATAATGGGCGATTGATTTTGACAGAAAACAATGAAAAGTATATCGTAGGCCGCGAAGTCGAAAAAATGTCCAAATCCAAATACAATGTCGTCAACCCCGATGCCATTTGTGAGGAGTACGGGGCAGACTCGTTGCGTTTGTACGAAATGTTCTTGGGACCCTTGGAGCAATCCAAGCCTTGGAATACGGCGGGGATTACAGGAGTACATTCCTTCTTAAAGAAACTATGGAAGTTGTATGCGCCATATACAAATGGGTCGCTGAGCGGAGCCGAAGCGGAACCCACTGCCGAAAATCTAAAAACCTTGCACAAAACCATCAAAAAGGTGGAAGAGGATATCGAGAACTTTTCGTTCAACACCTCTGTATCCACTTTTATGATCTGTGTTAACGAATTGACGGCCCAAAAATGTACCAGTAAAGCTATTCTGGAGCCATTGGCTATTCTGGTATCACCTTATGCGCCCCATATAGCCGAAGAGCTGTGGAGTCGTTTGGGGCATACGGAATCTATTGCGGAAGCCCCCTTCCCTACATTTGAGGAAAAGTATTTGGTGGAAAGCAGCAAGGAATATCCGATATCTTTTAATGGGAAAATGCGTTTCAAATTGGAATTACCCTTGGATATGGGCAAGGATGAGATTGAAGCCGCTGTTTTGGCCCATGAAAAAACAAAAGAGCAGTTACAGGGCAGGGAACCCAAGAAAGTCATTGTGGTGCCTGGCAAGATTGTGAATATTGTCGGGTAA
- a CDS encoding permease-like cell division protein FtsX has product MSQYIERYQRRKLISSYFSVALSIALVLFLLGVLGLLVLNTKKLADHFKEQITISVYLKDTAKPVEIDQLQKSLALAEYTKSAAYISKEDAAEQYSEDIGENFVEFLGYNPLKNSIDVNLKADFVSPQQIDEIAAEITEKAYVDEVSYDKPLISLLNNNARKISLWILVASAVFTLIAVLLINSSIRLSIYSKRFIIKTMQMVGATKTFIRRPFIWTNIKLGMAGAVVALIGLGVLVYYIDKNFPELNLLQDYIVLILLFVGVFGLGVIISWASTHFATQRFLNLRTDDLYY; this is encoded by the coding sequence ATGAGCCAATATATTGAACGATATCAGCGCCGAAAACTGATTTCCTCCTATTTTTCCGTGGCTTTGAGCATTGCCTTGGTCCTATTTCTATTGGGTGTCTTGGGTCTTTTGGTGCTCAATACCAAAAAATTGGCCGACCACTTTAAGGAACAGATAACCATTTCAGTGTACTTGAAGGATACGGCCAAACCCGTTGAAATCGACCAATTGCAAAAAAGCCTTGCCCTTGCCGAGTACACCAAATCGGCAGCCTATATTTCCAAAGAAGATGCCGCAGAACAGTATAGTGAGGACATCGGAGAAAACTTTGTGGAGTTTTTAGGGTACAACCCCCTTAAAAATTCCATTGATGTCAACCTAAAGGCTGACTTTGTATCGCCACAACAGATTGATGAGATTGCTGCCGAGATTACCGAAAAAGCATACGTGGATGAAGTAAGCTACGATAAACCCTTGATTTCGTTGCTGAACAACAATGCCCGGAAAATAAGCCTTTGGATTTTGGTGGCCAGTGCCGTGTTTACACTCATCGCCGTGTTGCTTATCAATAGCTCCATTCGCCTGTCCATTTACTCCAAACGGTTTATCATCAAAACCATGCAAATGGTGGGTGCCACTAAGACCTTTATCCGCAGGCCCTTTATTTGGACCAACATTAAGCTGGGCATGGCAGGCGCCGTTGTTGCCCTTATCGGGTTGGGCGTTTTGGTGTACTACATCGACAAAAATTTCCCCGAACTGAACTTGTTACAGGATTACATAGTCCTCATACTTTTGTTTGTTGGTGTTTTTGGTTTGGGGGTAATCATTTCTTGGGCCAGCACGCATTTTGCCACCCAACGTTTTTTAAACTTAAGGACGGACGATCTTTATTATTAA
- a CDS encoding DUF3098 domain-containing protein — MSKNNKNGQKPTKEFVFQRKNYLFLFIGIAFIALGYILMSGGGSDDPEVFNPEIYNFRRIRLAPTLILIGLGIQVYAILLNPNKKNKE, encoded by the coding sequence ATGAGCAAGAACAACAAAAACGGTCAAAAACCGACAAAGGAGTTTGTTTTTCAACGAAAAAACTACCTCTTTCTCTTCATCGGCATTGCCTTTATAGCCCTTGGTTATATTTTGATGAGTGGAGGCGGAAGCGACGACCCAGAGGTTTTCAATCCCGAGATCTACAATTTTAGACGGATACGCCTTGCGCCGACCTTGATCTTGATAGGGCTTGGCATTCAGGTCTATGCCATTTTGTTGAATCCTAACAAGAAAAACAAAGAGTAA
- a CDS encoding undecaprenyl-diphosphate phosphatase, whose translation MELIDAIILGIIQGLTEFLPVSSSGHLELGKAILGAQAVPEESLLFTVILHFATALSTLVVFRKDVFEILKGLFQFKWNEETQFSLKIIISMIPAALVGLFLNDFIEVFFDGAIVIVGIMLIITAFLLYLADLAKTTDKNVSFRSAFAIGMAQAVAILPGISRSGATISAAVLLGVDKTKSARFSFLMVVPLILGKVAKDLMGGEISFHGDQAVAMGAGFVAAFIAGLAACTWMIKLVRQSKLTYFAIYCLVVGLIALAWSIWDRSVYLPQTPSF comes from the coding sequence TTGGAATTGATCGATGCCATTATCCTTGGGATTATTCAGGGATTGACCGAATTTTTGCCAGTTTCCTCCAGCGGTCATTTAGAATTGGGAAAAGCCATTTTGGGCGCACAGGCCGTTCCCGAAGAAAGTTTGTTGTTCACCGTCATCCTTCACTTTGCCACTGCCTTGAGTACGTTAGTGGTATTTCGGAAAGATGTTTTTGAAATTTTAAAGGGCCTATTTCAATTCAAATGGAACGAGGAAACCCAGTTTTCCTTAAAAATTATCATCTCCATGATACCTGCCGCCTTGGTCGGTCTTTTTTTGAATGATTTTATTGAGGTCTTTTTCGATGGTGCCATTGTGATTGTGGGCATCATGTTGATCATTACTGCATTTTTATTGTATTTGGCAGATTTGGCCAAAACCACCGATAAAAACGTATCCTTCCGCAGCGCATTTGCTATTGGCATGGCGCAAGCCGTAGCCATACTTCCCGGAATTTCCAGAAGTGGCGCCACAATTTCAGCTGCGGTTCTCTTGGGGGTTGATAAGACCAAATCAGCACGTTTTTCCTTTTTGATGGTAGTTCCGTTGATCTTGGGCAAAGTGGCCAAAGATTTGATGGGAGGGGAAATTTCCTTTCATGGCGACCAAGCTGTGGCCATGGGTGCGGGATTTGTTGCTGCCTTTATTGCAGGACTTGCCGCCTGTACGTGGATGATCAAACTGGTGCGACAAAGCAAACTTACCTATTTTGCCATTTACTGTTTGGTTGTGGGCCTCATAGCTCTTGCGTGGAGTATTTGGGATAGATCAGTATATTTGCCACAAACCCCAAGTTTTTGA
- the truB gene encoding tRNA pseudouridine(55) synthase TruB — protein MNTKEDFLNGQILLIDKPLEWSSFQAVNALKWAIRKKFSLKKIKIGHAGTLDPLATGLLIICTGKFTKKIPELQGQVKEYTGTFTLGATTPSYDMETEVNETFPTNHLSDKLIHEATKSFLGEIEQVPPIFSALKKDGKRLYELAREGKQVEIKSRKIEILEFEITRIALPEVDFRVVCSKGTYIRSLAHDFGKAVGSGAYLSKLRRTKIGDFNVDNATTPQMFKERLGVNTST, from the coding sequence TTGAACACCAAAGAAGATTTCTTGAACGGTCAGATACTCTTGATCGACAAACCCTTGGAATGGAGTTCGTTCCAAGCGGTGAATGCCCTTAAATGGGCGATTCGCAAAAAATTTAGCCTTAAAAAAATCAAAATTGGCCATGCCGGGACCCTTGATCCGTTGGCCACGGGTCTATTGATTATCTGCACCGGTAAATTCACCAAAAAAATTCCGGAGCTTCAAGGACAAGTGAAAGAGTACACGGGAACCTTCACTTTGGGCGCCACTACGCCTTCCTACGATATGGAAACCGAAGTGAACGAAACCTTTCCCACAAATCATCTTTCCGATAAGCTCATTCACGAAGCCACAAAGTCATTTTTGGGCGAAATTGAACAAGTACCGCCCATCTTTTCAGCCTTAAAAAAGGATGGAAAACGATTGTACGAATTGGCCCGTGAAGGGAAGCAAGTGGAGATAAAATCAAGGAAAATCGAGATTTTGGAATTTGAGATTACCCGAATTGCCCTTCCCGAAGTGGATTTTAGGGTGGTTTGCAGCAAAGGAACCTACATCCGTTCCTTGGCCCACGATTTTGGAAAGGCAGTGGGTTCGGGTGCCTACTTATCTAAGCTCAGAAGAACCAAAATAGGGGATTTCAACGTAGATAATGCTACAACGCCCCAAATGTTCAAGGAGAGATTAGGGGTAAACACCTCAACCTAG
- a CDS encoding energy transducer TonB yields MNLNKSQLSLLITFFAMSIVVLLLFNIHLGGMQEDEYVIEMSLADEDIEKLLEEEEQRLEEMEAANDPIKSHMALNETAKPSVGNPEPLKTLEELMEERALNSETGEYADNSGFEEQLKQLKAQRDEKKQKLGERDAQKEEFTNYLKDRRTSISYSLVERNAYYLPPPIYTCIEGGKVVVNITVDNNGYVTEASFNDKSSGTDNGCLVDNAIAYALKARFSPDSKAAQIGTITYLFQSK; encoded by the coding sequence ATGAACCTTAACAAGAGCCAGTTATCACTTTTGATCACTTTCTTCGCTATGTCCATAGTGGTTTTGTTGCTTTTCAACATTCACTTAGGAGGTATGCAGGAGGATGAATATGTGATTGAAATGAGCTTGGCCGACGAGGATATCGAAAAGCTCCTGGAAGAAGAGGAACAACGACTTGAGGAGATGGAGGCCGCCAACGACCCAATCAAAAGCCATATGGCCCTCAATGAAACTGCAAAGCCGAGTGTGGGCAATCCGGAACCTCTGAAGACACTGGAGGAACTTATGGAAGAAAGAGCACTGAACAGCGAAACAGGTGAATACGCCGATAATTCAGGATTTGAGGAGCAACTGAAGCAGTTAAAGGCCCAACGGGACGAAAAAAAGCAAAAGCTCGGGGAACGCGACGCCCAAAAAGAAGAATTCACCAACTACTTGAAAGACAGACGCACCTCCATTTCGTACTCTTTGGTGGAGCGAAATGCCTATTACCTCCCCCCGCCCATCTACACCTGCATTGAAGGTGGCAAGGTAGTGGTGAACATTACCGTAGACAACAATGGCTATGTTACTGAAGCAAGTTTTAATGATAAAAGTTCGGGGACAGACAACGGTTGTTTGGTAGACAATGCCATCGCTTACGCACTTAAGGCACGTTTTAGCCCCGATTCCAAAGCAGCACAGATCGGAACCATTACCTATCTATTCCAAAGCAAGTAA